A window of Leptospira johnsonii genomic DNA:
ATTTCAAAAATTCGGATTGGAGTCAGGAGAGTATAAGATCTTAGAACTGACGCCCGGATTTTATACGCTGAAATGTAGAGACTTCGAAAAAGTTTTTTTTGCGAAAGAAGGTAAGATCTTATTCTTATCTATAGAACTTTATAATACTGGGAACTTCTCCTTACCTGATCTATTCATTCAGGAATCCAAACCGGAAGATGCACTTAGATCCTTATTAGAAGGAAAAAGAATGTATAGGAATTCTTCCGAAAACTAAGGATTCCAATGAGAGATCAGCTCTTCCAGATAGTACTGGAAGTTTTTTGCACCTTTAGACCTTCCCATCGCCATCCAATCTAAATGTCCTCCACCTTTGATCTCCCAGAAAATTTTAGGATCTTTTGCTTTTTGGAAAAGTTCCATCCCATTCGGATAGGAAACGATCTGGTCCTCGGTTCCATGTACTACCAATAGTTTTACCGGAGAAATTTGATCCGCTACTTCTCCGGGACTTAAATGATCCGAGAAGAAGAATCCGACCAACTGTCCTATCGGAAAGAAAAACACTCTCTCTGCCACGGTTTTAGCCACATGAGAATAATATGCGAAGGTGCCATCGCCTACGACCAGTAATAATCCCTCTTTGTTTTGCATTTCTCCTACGGCCCGTATCGCAATTGCTCCGCCCATACTTTGTCCGTAAACGATCCAAGGAATACCCAGTTCTTTTGCTCTGTTCTGTTGGAATTTCAGGATTTCTTTAGAATCTTCTAATATAGGTTCCTTCTCCGCTTCTCCTTCCGAATCTCCGTAACCTCTATAGTCCCAGATCACTAATTCATAACCTTTTTCAACAAGCCATACAAGACTGATATAGTGGCTAGACATATTGTCCCCATTTCCATGGAACTGAAGAATGCTCGCCTTTGCTTTTATCTTAGAGGGTTTGAAGATCCAAACTTTGATATTTGTCCCGTCTTTCATTCGGAGAGAAAGTTTCTCTGGTTGGAATCCCATTTTTTCAGGAGGAATATACATTTCCCTAGTAGGGTAAAATAACATAGAAGAACAATTGCCTAATAGAAACAGAATGAGAACGGGATAGTAAATATATTTAAAATTGATACACATAGGAGAAGCTGGCTTCATTATAATTCCTTTGGGCTTTTGCCTCTAATCTCAATTCATGATTGGCATGGATAGCATAACGAAATCCTAATTGTGCCTTATAATCGTCCGGGATCCCATAAACTGAAAAAGTATAATAATGCAAAGACAATACCGCTTTGAAAGAATCAAAATTTGCGATCCAATAGGCTGCAATTTGAGGAGCTACGATTGCATTCGTATCATACTTACCGTTGTATCTTACTTTTGCTCCTGCCTGAGCGGAGAATAAAAAACGTTTTGGTCCTTCTGAAAATTGGTCCTGGAAGCTATAGCCAAAAGTAGTTTCTATATTTGCATTCGTAACTCTCTCATATTTTTCGGATTTTGAAACATCATCCAATCTATACAGTGTGTAAGACAGATCTTCCGGCCGGAGGACAGCCTGCCATTCCAGAAGTTTTCTATCTTCCTTGTTCCTACTTTTCTCGTAAACGGAGGAGTCCGCTCCTGAATCCACAAAATAAGAAACCGAGCGACCTAATGAATTGTAAGGAGTTAATGAAAGAAGCCGAACGATATGGAATTCTTCTAGATGTAACTTTTTAGAATCCTGGTAATATCTTGCCTTAAAAGAAAAATAATCCACGGAAGAATTCGGGATATAACCTTGGTCCGTATTCAAAAGATCGTGGATAGCGGCCCTATAACCGAAGCCTAAAAAATTTCCCAAACTGGATATTCCCATTTCATGATACAGTGCGGAACTACCATGGCCCACATGAGGACTTTGGGTGATAGGAGAATATCCGGAATCCTCATAATCGGTCGGAAGTTTACTTCTGAATAAGAGTAATTGTTTGTAAGTTTGATCCCATTCTTTAGGAGAATCTCCTTCCGCTTTTTTGTAACGAAAAGAATCCAGGATCGTATCCGAAAGAAAAGCAGTTCTGACTTTAGTATCCGGTTCTTTATTAGTCAAAGGAGATATATCTCCATTCTTCATTACATTTTCGTAAAGGTTCTTTTCTTCTTCGTTCATTTTTCTGAGTTTCTGGATGATCTTGCTATGTAGAGAAGGCCTATATTTGATCTCTTTTACAAGGCCTGTCTGTTCAATATATTTTTTAACAGTATCTCCCGGGATCACAAAAGGAGCCTTGTCGCGCAGATGAAGGCTCGGCCTCGCTACTTCTATCAGAGAAAACAAATGGTAGGAACAATTCTCATCTAAAAAATAATAATCGAAAGTAGCGGCTCCCAATTCCCAGAGATGCCTCGTCATTCTTTTGACCTCTTCCTCTTTCAGATCCAACTCATATTCCCAAAGATCTCTACTTTCAATATCGTTATATTCCGCAATTTTAACATAATAAGGGAATAAGGAGAAGGTTCCGGGATATCCTCCGAACAAACCAAAAATAGAATACACGATCGCATTCGTAGATTCAGGATCCGCATTTGCAGCGTAATTTACCGAGTATTCTAAAATTTCCTTTCGATGGCGATCTCCGGAATCCAATTTTAAAAGAGTATGACCGAAGATAGAGGCGGGCGCATTCATATAATAAGAAGCGAATATGATCTTTGCACCTTTAGGATTCAAAGTAGCGAACCATTTTTCGAATCTGGAACAATCTACTTTTGCAAAATCTGTATCCGGAATGGAAAGTTTCTCTTGGAGCCATCTTTTTCTTTCCGGGAATTTGCATACTGGATGCATCCAGTTTTCTTCTCCGGGAGGAGGGGGGACTTCGGTCATAAAGGCTTCGATTGCGGAGAGTAGTTCTTCTTCCGGGTTTTTTCTTCCTTCTCTAGAAAGAAAAAAAGAAGAAGAGTCCGCCTCGCTTACCCAGTTTCCGAATGTGGTTTTAGTATAATGTAATAGAAGGATCCAATATCTATCTTCCCAAAGTTTTCTGGTCTCTGCCGTTTTTTGGTATTCTAGGATCTTTTCGGTCCCTGTCGCATAAGCAGGTCTGAAAGTCCCGAAAATAGAGAATAAAAATAATATTAGAAAAAAAGAATAGAGCTTAGAGGGCACTTAAAGTTTTAAATTGGGCGAATATTCCCTTCTCCTTTTGGGAGAA
This region includes:
- a CDS encoding Lnb N-terminal periplasmic domain-containing protein — encoded protein: MPSKLYSFFLILFLFSIFGTFRPAYATGTEKILEYQKTAETRKLWEDRYWILLLHYTKTTFGNWVSEADSSSFFLSREGRKNPEEELLSAIEAFMTEVPPPPGEENWMHPVCKFPERKRWLQEKLSIPDTDFAKVDCSRFEKWFATLNPKGAKIIFASYYMNAPASIFGHTLLKLDSGDRHRKEILEYSVNYAANADPESTNAIVYSIFGLFGGYPGTFSLFPYYVKIAEYNDIESRDLWEYELDLKEEEVKRMTRHLWELGAATFDYYFLDENCSYHLFSLIEVARPSLHLRDKAPFVIPGDTVKKYIEQTGLVKEIKYRPSLHSKIIQKLRKMNEEEKNLYENVMKNGDISPLTNKEPDTKVRTAFLSDTILDSFRYKKAEGDSPKEWDQTYKQLLLFRSKLPTDYEDSGYSPITQSPHVGHGSSALYHEMGISSLGNFLGFGYRAAIHDLLNTDQGYIPNSSVDYFSFKARYYQDSKKLHLEEFHIVRLLSLTPYNSLGRSVSYFVDSGADSSVYEKSRNKEDRKLLEWQAVLRPEDLSYTLYRLDDVSKSEKYERVTNANIETTFGYSFQDQFSEGPKRFLFSAQAGAKVRYNGKYDTNAIVAPQIAAYWIANFDSFKAVLSLHYYTFSVYGIPDDYKAQLGFRYAIHANHELRLEAKAQRNYNEASFSYVYQF
- a CDS encoding alpha/beta hydrolase; translated protein: MKPASPMCINFKYIYYPVLILFLLGNCSSMLFYPTREMYIPPEKMGFQPEKLSLRMKDGTNIKVWIFKPSKIKAKASILQFHGNGDNMSSHYISLVWLVEKGYELVIWDYRGYGDSEGEAEKEPILEDSKEILKFQQNRAKELGIPWIVYGQSMGGAIAIRAVGEMQNKEGLLLVVGDGTFAYYSHVAKTVAERVFFFPIGQLVGFFFSDHLSPGEVADQISPVKLLVVHGTEDQIVSYPNGMELFQKAKDPKIFWEIKGGGHLDWMAMGRSKGAKNFQYYLEELISHWNP